One stretch of Deltaproteobacteria bacterium DNA includes these proteins:
- the lexA gene encoding transcriptional repressor LexA, producing the protein MKIPYLTPRQRSIVRFIQEYSDLHGRAPTQREIAEHLGLSSLGTVQSHIMALSRKGILLKEWNQNRSLRLVHPFPLEPGGAVELRLAGQVAAGKPIEAILDYETVKVPEELLGRGENFALRVKGDSMIGDGICDGDVIIVRRSEDAENGQTVVALIDEHEATVKRFRRNGDGTVTLSPTNPAYEEMVCEESRVAIQGIVVGLLRKYP; encoded by the coding sequence ATGAAGATTCCTTACCTTACTCCCAGACAGAGATCCATTGTACGGTTTATCCAGGAGTATTCAGATCTCCACGGGCGAGCTCCCACACAACGGGAGATTGCAGAACACCTGGGCCTTTCATCCTTAGGGACCGTACAGAGCCATATCATGGCGCTCTCCAGAAAAGGCATCCTCCTTAAGGAATGGAACCAGAACCGCTCCCTCCGCCTTGTCCATCCCTTTCCCCTGGAGCCCGGAGGCGCAGTGGAACTCCGCCTGGCCGGCCAGGTGGCGGCGGGCAAACCCATCGAAGCGATCCTCGATTATGAGACGGTGAAAGTTCCGGAGGAACTCCTGGGGCGGGGCGAGAATTTCGCACTCCGGGTGAAGGGGGACTCCATGATCGGCGACGGGATCTGCGACGGCGACGTGATCATTGTCCGCCGTAGTGAAGACGCCGAGAATGGTCAGACCGTCGTAGCCCTCATCGACGAGCATGAGGCCACGGTCAAAAGGTTTCGCCGCAACGGAGACGGCACGGTCACCCTGAGCCCGACCAATCCGGCCTATGAGGAGATGGTGTGCGAAGAGAGCCGGGTTGCCATTCAGGGGATCGTGGTCGGCCTTCTTAGAAAGTATCCGTGA